In Raphanus sativus cultivar WK10039 unplaced genomic scaffold, ASM80110v3 Scaffold0322, whole genome shotgun sequence, a single genomic region encodes these proteins:
- the LOC108821864 gene encoding alkane hydroxylase MAH1 has translation MAMISLLEITFSFLCFFFFFGYFLIMKKPHRSFPTNWPFLGMLPGILVEIPRVYDYITEFLEASNLTFLFKGPCFVGVNMLFTVDPANIHHIMSSNFTNYPKGSEFKKLFDVLGDGIFNADFDLWMDLRKSAQSMMSRPEFQRFTLRTNMSKLEKGLVPILDHFAEKKLVVDLQDVFQRFTFDTTFILATGIDPGCLSIEMPEIEFARALDEAMEVIFFRHIKPEIVCKIQRLLGFGDELKMKVAHSTLDRLCSKCIASKRDEITRGVTSNDSSSRDLLMSYMDVDTTKFKLLNPGDDKFLRDMILSFMIAGRDTTGSALTWFFWLLTKNQEVTTKIRQEIDTKLSPRTNKDSDHFSSFNHQELNKLVYLHGALCESLRLYPPVPFQHKSPTKPDVLPSGHRVEPSTKILFCLYSLGRMKSVWGEDASDFRPERWISETGSSIHVPSYKFLSFNAGPRTCLGKEVAMTQMKTVAVKIIQNYEIKIVEGHKIEPVPSVILHMKQGLKVMVTKRSNLV, from the coding sequence ATGGCTATGATAAGCTTACTTGAAATCACattttctttcctttgtttcttcttcttctttggataTTTCTTGATTATGAAGAAACCTCACCGTTCCTTTCCCACAAACTGGCCATTCCTCGGTATGCTCCCGGGCATACTCGTAGAGATCCCTCGTGTGTACGACTACATAACCGAGTTTCTCGAAGCCTCAAACttaacttttcttttcaaaGGCCCATGTTTCGTTGGCGTCAACATGTTGTTCACTGTCGACCCGGCTAATATTCATCATATCATGAGCTCAAACTTCACAAACTACCCAAAAGGATCCGAGTTCAAGAAGCTGTTCGATGTTTTGGGAGATGGGATTTTCAACGCGGATTTCGACCTATGGATGGATCTGAGGAAGTCAGCTCAAAGCATGATGAGTCGCCCGGAGTTTCAAAGGTTTACACTAAGAACAAACATGAGTAAGCTAGAGAAAGGGCTTGTCCCGATTCTTGATCACTTTGCTGAGAAGAAACTAGTCGTTGATTTACAAGATGTGTTCCAAAGATTCACCTTCGACACTACGTTTATTCTGGCGACCGGGATTGATCCAGGTTGTCTCTCGATTGAAATGCCGGAAATCGAGTTTGCTAGAGCCTTAGATGAAGCAATGGAAGTGATATTTTTCAGACATATCAAGCCGGAGATTGTTTGCAAGATACAAAGGTTGCTTGGGTTTGGTGATGAGTTGAAGATGAAAGTTGCTCACTCGACTTTGGATCGGCTTTGCTCTAAGTGCATAGCTTCGAAGAGAGACGAAATAACACGTGGCGTTACTAGCAACGACTCTTCTTCTAGAGATTTGTTGATGTCTTACATGGATGTAGACACCACCAAGTTCAAGTTGTTGAATCCAGGTGATGACAAGTTCCTCAGGGACATGATTTTAAGCTTCATGATAGCAGGCAGAGACACCACAGGCTCTGCTCTCACTTGGTTCTTCTGGCTTCTCACCAAGAATCAAGAAGTAACGACCAAGATTCGTCAAGAAATCGACACAAAACTATCTCCAAGAACCAATAAAGATTCTGATCATTTCTCTTCATTTAATCACCAAGAATTAAACAAGTTGGTGTATCTACATGGCGCCTTGTGTGAATCCCTCAGGCTATATCCACCGGTTCCATTTCAGCACAAGTCTCCTACAAAACCCGACGTTCTTCCAAGCGGACACAGAGTCGAGCCAAGTACGAAGATTTTGTTTTGTCTGTACTCACTAGGGAGAATGAAATCAGTATGGGGAGAAGATGCATCAGACTTTAGACCAGAGAGATGGATTTCGGAAACTGGAAGCTCGATACATGTGCCATCTTATAAGTTCTTATCGTTCAATGCCGGTCCAAGAACTTGTTTGGGGAAAGAAGTGGCTATGACGCAGATGAAGACAGTGGCTGtaaaaatcatacaaaactaTGAGATAAAGATCGTTGAAGGACACAAGATTGAGCCAGTTCCTTCTGTTATTCTTCACATGAAACAAGGCCTTAAAGTCATGGTCACTAAGAGATCTAATTTGGTCTGA